The following are encoded together in the Myxocyprinus asiaticus isolate MX2 ecotype Aquarium Trade chromosome 7, UBuf_Myxa_2, whole genome shotgun sequence genome:
- the LOC127444445 gene encoding ADP-ribosylation factor-like protein 11, which produces MGVFQSKKFSKPPQVLLMGLDSAGKSTLLFRQQRGVVMETSPTVGFNVATVELDKKTSLTVWDVGGQGTMRPNWRYYLEGCKVLVFVVDSSDRARMGEAQKALKKILSDENLKGVPLMVLANKKDMPNSMTIREVSTLLELDKYTDRVWEIQACSAIKGLGLQQAFISIAKLLKK; this is translated from the coding sequence ATGGGAGTCTTTCAGTCTAAAAAGTTTAGTAAGCCTCCTCAGGTTCTCCTCATGGGCCTGGATTCAGCTGGAAAATCCACTTTATTGTTCAGACAACAGCGAGGTGTCGTGATGGAGACATCACCAACTGTTGGCTTCAACGTTGCAACTGTAGAGCTGGACAAGAAAACCTCACTGACCGTGTGGGATGTTGGGGGTCAGGGGACAATGAGACCCAACTGGAGATACTACCTAGAAGGATGCAAGGTACTGGTGTTTGTGGTGGATAGCAGTGACCGTGCCAGGATGGGAGAAGCCCAGAAAGCCTTGAAGAAGATTTTGAGTGATGAGAACTTAAAAGGAGTTCCTCTGATGGTGCTGGCCAACAAAAAGGACATGCCAAACTCTATGACTATCAGAGAGGTGTCTACATTGTTGGAGTTGGACAAATACACAGATCGGGTGTGGGAGATCCAAGCCTGCAGCGCCATTAAGGGACTGGGTCTCCAACAAGCTTTCATCTCTATAGCTAAACTATTAAAAAAGTAA
- the LOC127444444 gene encoding emopamil-binding protein-like, translating into MAEDGVLQEPALFTKVTVYSLVACAAQFAVGYAFALKWGNKCSTVDRWVLVWLFYDAIVHFTLEGPFVYMSLVGNVATSDNLFAELWKEYGKADERWLYSDPTIVSLELLTVVLDGSLALLLVYAIIKDKHYRHFIQITLCVCELYGGWMTFCPDWLIGSPNLNTNNWLYLWVYLVFFNGIWVVVPGLLLWQSWKDLRRMHRYPKKDR; encoded by the exons ATGGCAGAAGACGGTGTGCTGCAAGAACCTGCACTTTTCACTAAAGTAACCGTTTATTCCCTTGTTGCCTGTGCTGCACAGTTTGCTGTTGGTTATGCTTTCGCGCTAAAATGGGGGAACAAGTGTTCGACTGTTGATCGGTGGGTCCTTGTTTGGTTATTTTACGACGCAATAGTTCATTTCACGCTG GAGGGACCCTTCGTCTACATGTCACTCGTTGGAAATGTTGCAACCTCTGACAATCTGTTTGCAGAGCTGT GGAAGGAATATGGCAAGGCGGATGAACGCTGGTTGTACTCAGACCCAACTATAGTATCTCTAGAGCTTCTGACTGTGGTTTTGGATGGCTCACTGGCCCTGCTTCTTGTCTACGCCATCATTAAGGACAAACACTACAG GCACTTTATTCAGATCACACTATGTGTGTGCGAGTTGTACGGGGGCTGGATGACCTTCTGTCCAGACTGGCTAATCGGAAGTCCTAACCTCAACACGAACAACTGGCTGTACCTGTGGGTCTACCTGGTGTTCTTTAATGGGATCTGGGTGGTGGTACCTGGACTCCTCCTCTGGCAATCGTGGAAAGATTTAAGAAGAATGCATCGGTATCCAAAGAAGGATAGATAG